A window of the Gordonia humi genome harbors these coding sequences:
- a CDS encoding AMP-binding protein → MSVSTYFDSDNVLGPLPWPHDSDLPDAQTLPELLDDTARRRPDAPALVAGDVRLTYRELADRVHRFAAALADLGVVRGTRVAVLGTNTADWMIAVHGAMRVGARVDAFNTWVRAYDLDHLLAASEAEVLVTIASVRRTDMLGEFKELVPEMWEAPAGGVIRSARFPALRHMIVFDGPRLDTPVPDVALAFEDLLVEGSAVPPIAARADDPAFVLYTSGSTSKPKAVPLTHRADIENAYAIGLRMGIGGDDRIWLGSPLFWSFGVANAAGVALSHGACLVLQEEFAPQAAADLMAAEHVTAAYLLPSMADALAATVPEQVRAIDSLRTGLTIGRPDEIARVVTELGISEICSVYGSTETYGNCCATSYADPLDIRLTTQGRPFPGVMLRVVDLESGAVLEPNTPGELQAKGRVTPGYLRDDEANDAAFTDDGWFRTGDTVIITDEGRVQFQSRHTDMIKTSGINVSPAEVEGFISTHPGVAEVAVVGAEHPSKGEVVVAFVVPAPGADLESAELRAFCRSGMASYKAPWAVEVVSELPRTNTGKMVRKDLKSSAREAVSQAMAVQAG, encoded by the coding sequence GTGAGCGTCTCGACCTACTTCGATTCGGACAACGTCCTCGGCCCGCTGCCGTGGCCGCACGACTCGGATCTGCCCGATGCGCAGACCCTCCCCGAACTCCTCGACGACACCGCGCGGCGTCGTCCCGATGCGCCCGCCCTCGTCGCGGGCGACGTCCGCCTCACCTACCGCGAGCTGGCCGATCGGGTCCATCGGTTCGCGGCCGCGCTCGCCGATCTCGGCGTGGTACGGGGAACCCGGGTCGCCGTCCTCGGCACGAACACCGCCGATTGGATGATCGCGGTCCACGGCGCGATGCGTGTGGGCGCCCGCGTCGACGCGTTCAACACCTGGGTGCGCGCATACGATCTCGATCACCTCCTCGCCGCATCGGAGGCCGAGGTCCTGGTCACCATCGCCTCGGTGCGCCGGACCGACATGCTCGGCGAGTTCAAGGAGCTCGTGCCCGAGATGTGGGAGGCGCCTGCCGGTGGCGTGATCCGCAGTGCGAGATTCCCGGCGCTGCGGCACATGATCGTATTCGACGGTCCGCGACTGGACACTCCGGTGCCCGACGTCGCACTGGCCTTCGAGGATCTGCTGGTCGAGGGGTCCGCGGTCCCGCCGATCGCGGCGCGGGCCGACGACCCCGCGTTCGTGCTGTACACGTCGGGGTCGACGTCGAAGCCGAAGGCCGTCCCACTGACTCACCGCGCCGACATCGAGAACGCGTACGCGATCGGGCTGCGCATGGGCATCGGCGGTGACGATCGGATCTGGCTCGGTTCGCCCCTGTTCTGGAGTTTCGGCGTCGCCAACGCCGCCGGCGTCGCCCTGAGTCACGGCGCGTGCCTGGTGCTGCAGGAGGAGTTCGCGCCGCAGGCCGCCGCCGATCTGATGGCGGCCGAGCACGTCACCGCGGCCTACCTTCTGCCGAGCATGGCCGATGCGCTCGCGGCCACTGTGCCCGAGCAGGTGCGGGCGATCGATTCGCTGCGGACCGGTCTGACGATCGGCCGTCCGGACGAGATCGCCCGCGTCGTCACCGAGCTCGGGATCTCGGAGATCTGCAGCGTGTACGGATCCACCGAGACCTACGGCAACTGCTGCGCGACGTCGTACGCCGACCCGCTGGACATCCGACTCACCACACAGGGCCGTCCGTTCCCTGGCGTCATGCTGCGCGTGGTCGACCTGGAGTCCGGTGCCGTCCTCGAGCCGAACACTCCGGGCGAACTGCAGGCCAAGGGGCGTGTCACGCCCGGCTACCTGCGCGACGACGAGGCGAACGACGCCGCGTTCACCGACGACGGCTGGTTCCGCACCGGAGACACCGTGATCATCACCGATGAGGGACGCGTCCAGTTCCAGAGTCGGCACACCGACATGATCAAGACCTCTGGCATCAACGTCTCGCCCGCCGAGGTCGAGGGCTTCATCAGCACTCATCCGGGCGTCGCCGAGGTCGCGGTGGTGGGGGCCGAGCATCCGTCCAAGGGCGAGGTGGTCGTGGCCTTCGTCGTTCCGGCTCCGGGCGCCGATCTCGAGAGCGCGGAGCTGCGGGCGTTCTGCAGGTCCGGGATGGCCAGCTATAAGGCGCCGTGGGCCGTGGAGGTCGTGTCCGAACTCCCGCGGACCAACACCGGAAAGATGGTACGCAAGGATTTGAAATCGTCCGCGCGGGAGGCCGTGAGCCAGGCGATGGCAGTACAGGCAGGGTGA
- a CDS encoding cyclase family protein encodes MTREDNWGRWGDADETGALNLVDPATTVAALGAVASGRVVSLAQPAGAAAGVPAHRNGSARYMDRDAGDYALGARSPNGFRFAEDTVTISTHSGTHVDALSHTWSGDQLYNGHSSANIRSTSGARRLGAEKLRSVVTRGILVDLVEDNGGPLAPSTPVGADALERAYATAGTEPQIGDAVLLRTGWWDPAKSPAEYFDLEPGLDIGAARWLADHDVAIVGADNYAVEQQPSPDGSTFPVHLHLIHKFGIPLIENLDLDELAATGRKVFVFVFAPIPLAGSTASPVTPLAIL; translated from the coding sequence ATGACACGCGAAGACAACTGGGGCCGGTGGGGCGACGCCGACGAGACCGGAGCCCTGAACCTCGTCGATCCGGCGACGACGGTCGCCGCGCTCGGCGCCGTCGCCAGCGGGCGGGTGGTGTCGTTGGCACAACCCGCCGGTGCGGCAGCAGGAGTTCCGGCGCACCGGAACGGGTCGGCGCGATACATGGATCGTGACGCGGGCGACTACGCGCTCGGCGCCCGTTCGCCGAACGGATTCCGGTTCGCCGAGGACACGGTCACCATCTCGACGCACAGCGGAACGCACGTCGACGCGCTGTCGCACACGTGGAGCGGCGATCAGCTGTACAACGGGCATTCGTCGGCCAACATCCGCTCCACCTCGGGTGCGCGACGTCTCGGCGCTGAGAAGCTGCGCTCGGTGGTCACGCGCGGGATCCTGGTGGACCTCGTCGAGGACAACGGCGGACCACTCGCGCCGTCGACACCGGTCGGCGCGGACGCGCTCGAACGCGCATATGCCACGGCCGGAACCGAGCCGCAGATCGGCGACGCAGTGCTGCTCCGCACCGGTTGGTGGGACCCGGCGAAATCGCCCGCCGAGTACTTCGACCTCGAACCCGGCCTCGACATCGGAGCCGCGCGCTGGTTGGCCGACCACGACGTCGCCATCGTCGGCGCGGACAACTACGCCGTCGAGCAGCAGCCGTCGCCGGACGGCTCGACGTTCCCCGTCCATCTGCATCTGATCCACAAGTTCGGCATTCCGTTGATCGAGAACCTCGACCTCGACGAACTCGCCGCGACCGGGCGGAAGGTGTTCGTCTTCGTGTTCGCCCCGATTCCGCTGGCCGGCTCCACCGCGAGCCCCGTGACCCCGTTGGCGATCCTGTGA